One part of the Candidatus Borreliella tachyglossi genome encodes these proteins:
- the recB gene encoding exodeoxyribonuclease V subunit beta has protein sequence MSELIDKINHFDKILIEASAGTGKTYTLEHAITSLLASKIYSPSEILVLTFTKKATEEMHIRILKTIETAYQNSKTNKLLKEIYEQSSKIFISTIHKFALHSLNNFQIETENFSKYKVKHFTSEIDEIIYEFLRKSDTLCKELSINSDEFEIFKSNFKYTKDMIENIKQGYKRDKTKELGSWIEKQTMFQNILTNKDRLVHEYTLIIEELNCMTMEERRTFLDKHRKGISISEIKYSNEQDIVKIADVLTNNKFFSKIMESNLKKNTTLSDKELKIKTALRNLSHATNTDTEDKDTLKRYIRLKVEYKILKYIEKELTNTINATSIIDQRHIILNFKTHLKSPDRKLLNSIKNRYKIILIDEAQDLNLIQIEIFEMLNSCGIKLVFIADPKQIIYAFRNADVSFYNQGIKHKITDDAKITSATNYRANKKLVEPLNIIFDNLYNKTETSTIEQIEFIKSSTNPKNDNNNIFINEQEIEGINIIETGENENTLQKTALTIKYLLTNGKIYDNNQLRRIKESDIKILCRTGKEIDLICKILKNQDIQTNKIEDVLFKTKEFSEILYLIKCLDKKQGFQTLNYVLTSKIINLPWELYLDFLERDAMHYIEELISDIIYSLENKEITLIKAIETIISNKDLWINLARTFKSPTLTKFANAKKSYKETLINEGNLEELKNYEASLDFISKIYYEERNIESLISALEELIINQDIEEDEDNTTFTDSQSIEILTIHKAKGLSFNIVFLVGDLQKNTTLLKNSETFYKFCLKDKIEYDFLKLKENQKFATHKALNEEKNIFYVGTTRPRFALFIVNKGSTVNKLLELADIKTIDGINQDFNIYTLLQTHQFNKLDINYHQDTKLLPPTAIDKTLFRKEYTHSYTSLASLYKSIYHTSRKIEDAENYANDTTRTKETLPKGKDIGNILHAVMEEINFSDAKDTFNNFQKMNINLIQKKIKYFNSNLNTAEIQESLTQMIYNILSTRIKFINARLCDIQELQKEMEFLMKIDIKANIQNNPIKSYKELDLNLNNGYIKGIIDLIFKINNKVYILDYKTNYLGQNPSDYNLENLKKIMTQEQYDLQYKIYALGIKKILFRNIETYNKNFGGIIYIFTRAFQENPEDQLGTQNGIYSSLPNFQELDLEQIYLQLKT, from the coding sequence ATGAGTGAGCTAATAGATAAAATAAACCACTTTGATAAAATATTAATTGAAGCCTCAGCAGGAACTGGAAAGACCTACACACTTGAGCATGCCATTACAAGCTTACTTGCAAGTAAAATATATTCTCCAAGCGAGATTTTAGTGCTTACATTTACAAAAAAAGCAACAGAAGAGATGCATATCAGAATATTAAAGACAATTGAGACCGCATATCAGAATTCTAAGACAAACAAACTTCTAAAAGAAATTTATGAGCAATCAAGTAAAATTTTTATCTCAACCATACATAAATTTGCACTACACTCTTTAAACAATTTTCAAATTGAAACAGAAAATTTTTCTAAGTACAAGGTAAAACACTTTACATCAGAAATAGACGAAATAATTTATGAATTTTTACGAAAATCAGATACACTATGCAAAGAATTATCCATAAATAGCGATGAATTTGAAATATTTAAATCCAACTTTAAATATACAAAAGACATGATTGAAAATATAAAACAAGGTTATAAAAGAGACAAAACGAAAGAACTAGGAAGTTGGATAGAAAAGCAAACAATGTTTCAAAACATACTTACAAATAAAGACAGATTAGTACATGAATATACCTTAATAATAGAAGAACTAAACTGTATGACTATGGAAGAGAGGAGAACTTTCCTAGACAAACATAGAAAAGGAATTTCAATCTCAGAAATAAAATATAGTAATGAACAAGACATAGTAAAAATAGCAGACGTGCTCACAAACAACAAATTCTTCTCTAAAATTATGGAATCCAATCTTAAGAAAAATACTACTCTCTCAGACAAGGAACTTAAAATAAAAACTGCTTTAAGAAATCTTAGTCATGCAACAAATACAGACACAGAAGATAAAGACACCCTGAAGAGATACATTAGGTTAAAAGTCGAATATAAAATACTCAAATACATAGAAAAAGAACTTACAAACACTATAAATGCAACAAGCATTATAGATCAAAGACATATAATACTAAACTTTAAAACCCATCTAAAATCTCCCGACAGAAAACTATTAAATTCAATAAAAAACAGATATAAAATAATATTAATAGATGAAGCACAAGATTTAAACCTAATACAAATAGAAATATTTGAAATGCTTAACTCTTGTGGCATAAAACTAGTATTTATAGCTGATCCTAAACAAATAATTTATGCATTCAGAAATGCTGATGTCTCATTTTACAACCAAGGAATAAAACATAAAATAACAGATGATGCAAAAATAACTTCAGCAACAAATTATAGAGCAAATAAAAAGTTAGTTGAACCTTTAAATATTATATTTGATAATCTCTACAATAAAACAGAAACATCAACAATTGAGCAAATCGAATTTATTAAATCAAGCACAAATCCCAAAAATGATAATAATAACATTTTCATCAATGAGCAAGAAATAGAAGGAATAAACATAATAGAGACTGGAGAGAATGAGAATACTCTACAAAAGACAGCACTAACAATAAAATATTTGTTAACAAACGGAAAAATTTATGACAATAATCAACTGCGAAGAATTAAAGAATCAGACATCAAAATACTTTGCAGAACAGGCAAGGAAATAGACCTAATATGCAAAATACTTAAAAATCAAGATATACAAACGAATAAAATTGAAGATGTACTCTTTAAGACAAAAGAATTTAGTGAAATACTTTATCTAATAAAATGTCTAGACAAGAAACAGGGTTTTCAAACTCTAAATTATGTCCTCACTAGCAAAATAATAAATCTGCCATGGGAATTATACCTAGATTTCCTTGAAAGAGATGCAATGCATTACATAGAAGAACTCATTAGTGACATAATATATTCACTTGAAAATAAAGAAATAACATTGATAAAAGCAATAGAAACAATCATATCAAATAAAGATTTATGGATAAATTTGGCAAGAACTTTTAAAAGCCCAACTCTTACCAAATTTGCAAACGCAAAAAAAAGTTACAAAGAAACATTAATAAATGAAGGAAACTTGGAAGAACTTAAGAATTACGAGGCAAGCCTAGACTTTATTTCCAAAATTTACTATGAAGAGAGAAATATAGAATCATTAATATCTGCTCTAGAAGAACTAATAATCAATCAAGACATTGAAGAAGATGAAGACAATACAACTTTCACAGATAGTCAATCCATAGAAATACTGACCATTCATAAAGCAAAAGGCTTAAGTTTTAATATCGTATTCTTAGTAGGCGACCTTCAAAAGAATACTACCCTCTTAAAAAATTCTGAAACATTCTATAAGTTTTGCTTAAAAGACAAAATAGAATATGATTTTTTAAAATTAAAAGAGAATCAAAAATTTGCCACACATAAAGCCTTAAATGAGGAGAAAAACATTTTTTATGTAGGGACAACAAGGCCTAGATTTGCTCTCTTTATTGTCAATAAAGGCTCAACAGTAAACAAATTGCTAGAGTTAGCAGATATAAAAACAATTGATGGAATAAATCAAGACTTCAATATATACACTCTACTGCAAACTCATCAATTCAATAAATTAGACATAAATTATCATCAAGATACAAAATTACTCCCTCCAACAGCAATAGACAAAACCCTATTTAGGAAAGAATATACACACAGCTATACAAGTCTTGCATCACTGTATAAGTCTATTTATCATACAAGCAGAAAGATAGAAGATGCTGAGAACTATGCTAATGATACCACTCGCACTAAGGAAACTCTTCCAAAAGGCAAAGACATTGGTAATATTTTACATGCAGTAATGGAAGAGATAAATTTTAGCGATGCAAAAGACACCTTCAATAACTTTCAAAAAATGAATATCAATCTTATACAGAAAAAAATCAAATATTTTAATTCAAACCTAAACACAGCCGAGATACAAGAATCACTCACACAGATGATTTACAACATATTAAGCACAAGAATTAAATTTATTAATGCAAGGCTATGTGACATTCAAGAATTGCAAAAAGAGATGGAATTTTTAATGAAAATAGACATCAAGGCTAATATACAAAATAATCCAATTAAGAGCTACAAGGAACTAGATTTAAACTTAAATAATGGATACATAAAAGGAATTATTGATCTTATATTTAAGATTAATAATAAAGTATACATTCTAGACTATAAAACAAATTATCTCGGACAAAACCCTAGCGATTACAACCTAGAAAACTTAAAGAAGATAATGACGCAAGAACAGTATGACTTGCAATATAAAATTTACGCGCTAGGAATAAAAAAAATACTCTTTAGAAACATAGAGACGTATAATAAAAATTTTGGCGGAATAATCTATATCTTTACAAGAGCGTTTCAAGAAAACCCTGAAGATCAACTTGGCACTCAAAATGGTATCTACTCAAGTTTACCAAATTTTCAAGAATTAGATTTAGAGCAAATCTATTTACAACTGAAAACTTAA
- the recD gene encoding exodeoxyribonuclease V subunit alpha — protein sequence MRNYLVLREFLKNDKRNYLNPEIKIYEIIEILNINIENYYKSHLLTEKLVHEKSEELTIFLIFLFNYLSKGHLRANITLLSKDIQQTIECALFELEADDKFYKRAIKILEELTELSKAIKINEIILHLKANNIISDFNMNEKITTPLILENDIHIYTQKTFREEEELIKKIYKRLIHNKIKISEQTIENIMTNLNVDDLSEAQISSIKKSLRNNLLILSGGPGTGKTTTINYILKAIDMNLINLNVKQKVALVAPTGKASQKLKSSLKESFTNLETEYSTVQKLLKISFINKGNKYDEANPLEFDIIIIDEASMVDASMFLKLLKAIKASTKLIIAGDKNQLPSIGGGSVYSSLIKIKDINNDNVEILKKNFRSNDEIALLAEAIYKEDKDLISLQIRNSKSILLQEINNINIENELLNYTKNLYNNILNFDLKSLRNEEIESILNVLLNKTILCSRNIGKFGTKRINEIIKMHLKKIYGNLIGQIILITQNDYKNDLFNGERGVLFKENSKIYALIKRENEIYKKINFNLLKKYELSFATTIHKSQGSEYKYVQIIIEDHPFLTKELLYTAITRAKESVEIISNEETIKNISLKTIKRDSKISEYINALK from the coding sequence ATGAGAAACTATCTAGTCTTAAGAGAATTTTTAAAGAATGACAAGAGAAATTATTTAAATCCAGAGATCAAAATTTATGAAATAATTGAAATATTAAATATTAACATAGAAAATTACTATAAATCACACTTGCTTACAGAAAAACTAGTGCATGAAAAATCAGAAGAGCTTACTATTTTCTTAATATTTCTATTTAATTATCTCTCTAAAGGACACTTAAGAGCCAATATTACCTTACTATCAAAAGATATTCAGCAAACAATCGAATGTGCTTTATTTGAACTTGAAGCTGATGACAAATTCTATAAAAGAGCAATAAAAATACTAGAAGAACTTACAGAATTGAGCAAAGCAATAAAAATTAATGAAATTATTCTTCACTTAAAAGCAAACAATATAATAAGCGATTTCAACATGAATGAAAAAATCACAACTCCTTTGATATTAGAAAATGATATTCATATTTACACTCAAAAAACCTTTAGAGAAGAAGAAGAATTAATTAAAAAAATATACAAGAGACTAATACATAACAAAATTAAAATCAGCGAGCAGACAATAGAAAATATCATGACTAATTTAAATGTTGACGACTTAAGCGAAGCGCAAATAAGCTCAATAAAAAAGTCTCTAAGAAACAACTTGCTTATACTCAGCGGTGGTCCTGGAACAGGCAAAACAACAACCATCAATTATATTTTAAAGGCAATTGATATGAATTTAATTAATTTAAATGTCAAGCAAAAAGTAGCTCTTGTAGCACCAACTGGAAAAGCAAGTCAAAAACTTAAATCAAGTCTAAAAGAATCATTTACAAACCTTGAAACAGAATATAGCACAGTACAAAAATTACTAAAAATTTCATTCATCAATAAAGGCAATAAATACGATGAAGCAAACCCTCTAGAATTTGACATAATAATTATTGATGAAGCTTCTATGGTAGATGCAAGCATGTTCTTAAAATTACTAAAGGCAATTAAAGCAAGCACAAAACTTATAATAGCAGGCGACAAAAATCAGCTCCCATCAATAGGTGGAGGTAGTGTATATTCAAGTCTTATAAAAATAAAAGATATAAATAATGACAATGTAGAAATACTTAAAAAAAATTTCAGAAGCAACGATGAGATAGCTTTATTAGCAGAAGCGATATACAAAGAAGATAAAGATTTAATCTCTCTCCAAATTAGGAATAGCAAAAGTATACTTTTACAGGAAATAAACAACATAAATATTGAAAATGAATTATTAAATTATACAAAAAACTTATACAATAATATCTTAAATTTTGACCTTAAATCGCTAAGAAATGAAGAAATTGAATCAATACTTAATGTTTTGCTTAACAAAACTATTTTATGTTCAAGAAATATTGGAAAATTTGGGACAAAAAGAATAAATGAAATAATAAAAATGCATTTAAAAAAAATTTATGGCAATCTAATTGGCCAAATAATTCTGATTACTCAAAATGACTATAAAAATGACCTATTTAATGGAGAAAGAGGTGTTTTATTTAAAGAAAATTCCAAAATTTACGCCTTAATTAAAAGAGAGAATGAGATATATAAAAAGATAAATTTTAATTTACTGAAAAAATATGAACTTAGCTTTGCCACAACAATACATAAAAGCCAAGGATCTGAGTACAAATATGTACAAATAATAATAGAAGACCACCCATTCTTAACAAAAGAATTACTCTATACTGCAATAACAAGAGCTAAGGAAAGCGTAGAAATAATATCAAACGAAGAAACAATTAAAAATATTAGTCTAAAAACAATAAAGAGAGATTCAAAAATTTCAGAATATATAAATGCATTAAAATAA